Below is a genomic region from Candidatus Hydrogenedentota bacterium.
GTGACAATTGCCGGGTGGTCTGTCCTGTTGATGCTGTTGAGGTGACTTAATTTTATGCCCACGATTACGATTAACGACCATATCATTGAAGTGCCGAAAGAGACGACCATACTGGAAGCTGCGGCGCAATTGGGAATCACCATCCCCACCTTGTGCCATGCCGATACGAAGCCGCCCATAGGTTCGTGTCGGATTTGCATGGTCGAAGACAGCACTTCCGGCCGTCTGATACCTGCATGCAGCGCTCTCGCAGAAGAGGGCATGCATATCCTTACGGAGTCTGAAAGAGTACGACAAGGACGCAGGGCTGTTCTCGAACTGATGTTGAGCGAACACTTGGGTGATTGTGAAGCGCCTTGCGAACGGGCCTGTCCCGCAGGGTTAAATATTCCGCTCATGCTGCGCACGATGGATCGACGGGACATGGCAACAGCGCAGCAGATGGCGCGCCGTGCCTTGGTGTTGCCGGCAACGTTGGGCTGGGTTTGTGTAGCTCCCTGTGAGGCGCGATGCAGACGGGCCGTCTTGGACGACGCCGTCGCCATACGCGAACTGCACGGACAATTAGGTGACATGTCCACCGATACGGAAAGCTTGTCATCTTTTAAAGATGCACCCTCTGGTAAAAAAGTCGCTATAATCGGGTCGGGTGCTGCGGGGCTTGCTGCCGCTTTCATCCTGACGCAATACGGACATATTTGCCATGTCTATGACAAAGCTGCCCGTGCGGGCGGAGCGTTGCGCGCTTATACGAAGGAGGAATTGGATCCGCAATCTTTGGAAAACGATTTGAGTTATTTAGAGGAAATGGGCGTCGTCTTTTTCTTGAATACGGAAGTGGGAATCGCTGTCACCCTCCAATCGTTAATGAGTGGTTACGATACCGTCGTCAACGCTTCCTCCTATGATCCTTCTCCGGAGAAACTCTTATTTCATGTTAAAAAGCATCGCCTTCCCGTACGCTCGGTGGCATTAGGCAAAGCATGTGCCGAAAAAGTGCACGCCCATCTCACGGAGCAGCCTCTGCAAACCAAGGAAGT
It encodes:
- a CDS encoding NAD(P)-binding protein — translated: MPTITINDHIIEVPKETTILEAAAQLGITIPTLCHADTKPPIGSCRICMVEDSTSGRLIPACSALAEEGMHILTESERVRQGRRAVLELMLSEHLGDCEAPCERACPAGLNIPLMLRTMDRRDMATAQQMARRALVLPATLGWVCVAPCEARCRRAVLDDAVAIRELHGQLGDMSTDTESLSSFKDAPSGKKVAIIGSGAAGLAAAFILTQYGHICHVYDKAARAGGALRAYTKEELDPQSLENDLSYLEEMGVVFFLNTEVGIAVTLQSLMSGYDTVVNASSYDPSPEKLLFHVKKHRLPVRSVALGKACAEKVHAHLTEQPLQTKEVYQSILGSVSAKHIDTFVKDRVEEVTLSYPRNPQDPLQEVKRCLHCDCHKPVSCKLRDYATVYGARSKVFRNAERPPLHSVKRFNDILFDSGKCIKCGLCVERTKDNLEPLGLSFSGRGFNMEVTVPFQESLEKALTRSGAEVVVLCPTGALAFDPLEERGSTLRAEEVTGTQ